One genomic window of Quercus robur chromosome 6, dhQueRobu3.1, whole genome shotgun sequence includes the following:
- the LOC126732345 gene encoding protein SCO1 homolog 2, mitochondrial: protein MPISRFLFFSSKRSSTQQALNLLKRCGPSKRIQSCNYTKSSGGFSNGKTRAHSVTSVETQASRSWAVYAVPAALLGFAGLATLVHYNDERRAIPKGQGNKSSGNTVKGPTIGGPFTLVDTENRIVTEQNFHGKWVLLYFGYTSSPDVGPEQVQIMAKAVKLLESKYNSEILPVFVTIDPQRDNPSQLRAYLNEFDSRIIGLTGPVSAIRQMAQEYRIYFKKVEEEGDDYLVDSSHNMYLMNPRIEVARCFGVEYNAEELSEAILKAMISTPT, encoded by the exons ATGCCCATTTCtcggtttcttttcttttcctccaaaCGCAGCTCTACACAGCAGGCTCTCAATCTACTCAAGAG GTGTGGTCCATCTAAGAGAATTCAATCTTGTAACTATACCAAATCATCAGGGGGGTTCAGTAATGGAAAGACACGTGCTCATTCTGTGACCTCTGTAGAAACACAGGCTTCTCGCTCATGGGCTGTTTATGCAGTT cCAGCTGCTTTACTTGGATTTGCGGGACTAGCAACTCTTGTTCATTATAATGATGAGAGAAGAGCAATTCCGAAAG GCCAGGGTAACAAATCCAGTGGAAATACTGTAAAGGGGCCTACAATTGGTGGTCCATTCACTTTAGTTGATACTGAGAATCGAATTGTTACTGAACAGAATTTTCATGGAAAGTGGGTTCTCCTCTATTTTGGCTATACTTCATCTCCAGATGTTGGGCCAGAGCAAGTACAAATTATGGCCAAGGCTGTAAAGTTACTag AGTCAAAATATAATTCCGAGATTCTACCAGTGTTTGTTACTATTGATCCTCAACGTGACAACCCTTCACAACTTCGTGCTTACCTTAACG AATTTGACTCAAGAATAATAGGATTAACGGGGCCTGTATCGGCTATCAGGCAGATGGCACAGGAGTACCgcatatatttcaaaaaagtaGAAGAGGAGGGAGATGACTATCTTGTTGACTCTTCCCACAACAT GTATCTGATGAACCCGAGAATAGAGGTTGCAAGATGCTTTGGGGTTGAGTACAATGCAGAGGAATTGTCAGAGGCAATATTAAAGGCGATGATAAGTACCCCTACTTAA